One stretch of Bacillota bacterium DNA includes these proteins:
- a CDS encoding ATP-binding protein yields the protein MESSVDCIELLLPFKAEYVSVARLAASGIANRIGFDIEAIEDIKVAVSEVCSKLVHIGSKTASGYRIIFNIGKLVLNIVYDCEDKSLKCIFNSEMDELAIPIINSLMDNVELCGDNSYILSMSKNVEEKIEEKIKDATESK from the coding sequence ATGGAATCGTCTGTTGATTGCATTGAACTTTTATTGCCTTTCAAAGCTGAATATGTAAGTGTGGCAAGGCTTGCGGCATCTGGAATTGCAAACCGCATAGGCTTTGACATTGAGGCCATCGAAGATATAAAAGTTGCCGTATCTGAAGTTTGCAGCAAGCTGGTCCACATAGGAAGTAAAACCGCTTCCGGATATAGAATTATCTTTAATATTGGGAAATTAGTTTTGAATATAGTTTACGATTGTGAGGACAAGTCTCTAAAGTGTATTTTTAATAGTGAGATGGACGAGCTGGCTATACCTATAATAAACTCACTTATGGATAATGTTGAATTATGCGGTGATAATAGTTATATATTATCTATGTCTAAAAATGTCGAGGAGAAAATTGAGGAGAAAATTAAGGATGCAACAGAAAGCAAATGA
- a CDS encoding STAS domain-containing protein, whose translation MTSDLIIKEEYSGEVTRVLVSGEADIYTSSKLKDRLYHIVDSRKTDIKIDCSKLNYIDSTGLGVFAGTLKRAKQYGNNIHLIGLKSNIKKLFSITGLDKLFIIEE comes from the coding sequence ATGACAAGCGATTTGATTATTAAAGAGGAATATTCAGGAGAAGTCACAAGAGTTTTAGTTTCAGGAGAGGCAGATATTTATACCTCTTCAAAATTAAAGGACAGGTTATACCATATTGTTGATAGCCGGAAAACTGACATTAAAATAGACTGCAGTAAATTAAACTATATTGACAGTACAGGCCTGGGTGTTTTCGCAGGTACTTTGAAAAGGGCAAAACAATACGGAAATAACATTCATTTAATTGGATTAAAAAGTAATATAAAAAAGCTTTTTTCAATTACTGGCCTTGACAAATTATTTATTATTGAGGAGTGA